TTTCGGAATCGCGGCGACCGCCTCTTCCCACATCGCGCGCGAATCTTCGGGATTGACCTGGAAGCCGCCGAGTTCCTGCTCGGTGATCGAGCGGCCGGAGCCGAATTCGACGCGGCCGTTCGACATGATATCGAGCACCGCGATTCGTTCCGCCACGCGCGCCGGATGATTGAACGGAATCGGCAGCAGGCAAATCCCGTGGCCGAGGCGAATCCGCTTCGTCACCTGGCTGAGCGCGCCGTACCAGACCTCCGGCGCCGACGAATACGACCACTCGCTCAGGAAGTGATGCTCGACGGTCCACACCGAGTGATAGCCAAGCACGTCGGCGAGTTTCACCTGCTCGGTCGCCTGGTGATAGATGTCGTACATGAAGCCGGGGTAATGCGGCCGGCTCCGCTGAATCTCATACTGCAGCGCAAACTCCATTGAGGCCTCCTTCAGGCTCGGGCGGCGGCATCGCGCGCCGCGGGTTCCACGTTGGTGATGCCGCCTGCGGTCTTCCACGAATGAATTTCGGGGAGCACGCGTTCTCCGATCAGTTCGATCGATCGCATGATGCGCTCGTGCGGAATCGCGCCGTATTGCAGGAAGAACAGCACCTGGTCCGCGCCTGTCTCGTGATACTTGCGCGCGACCCGGATCGCTTCGCCGGGACCGCCGATTGCGACCAGGTCGCCTTCCTTCATGAACTCGTAGTAGTCGCGCGTAATTTGCGCCGGATCGAATCGCGACGCCGTGTTGAGATATCTGTACGACTCATCGACCTGGCGAGCCTGCGTGACCGTCGATACCAGCTCGAATCCTTTGCGCACGTACCACAGCGCGGCCTCGCGCGCGATCTGCTCGGTCTCGCGCGCATCGTCGCCGATGAGTCCCATGATGTTCATCGAAACTTGATTGTTGATCGTCTGTCCGACCGGCGCGGGATTTTTGATTCGCTCGCGATAGAGCTGAATCCTCTTCGCGACCTCCGGCAGCTCGACTCCGAGCGTAAAGCACAGCACTCCGAGTCCGCGCTCGGCCGCGAGCATGAACGTATTGGGACTGGT
The nucleotide sequence above comes from Candidatus Binatus sp.. Encoded proteins:
- a CDS encoding LLM class flavin-dependent oxidoreductase translates to MKAGLIYEIESIKPHGPDHEYRVYWETMAQIELADRLGFDSVWTVEHHFLNEFSYCSAPEVFLACVTQRTKQIRIGHGVVVLPFNHPVRVAERIAVLDIMSNGRVELGTGRATTMDEMLGFGVPPEDTRPRWAEAVEAIPRMWREDPFTMRGKYWTVEPPVSIIPKPIQKPHPPIWVAATSPNTFMLAAERGLGVLCFTLGVELPEVAKRIQLYRERIKNPAPVGQTINNQVSMNIMGLIGDDARETEQIAREAALWYVRKGFELVSTVTQARQVDESYRYLNTASRFDPAQITRDYYEFMKEGDLVAIGGPGEAIRVARKYHETGADQVLFFLQYGAIPHERIMRSIELIGERVLPEIHSWKTAGGITNVEPAARDAAARA